The genomic region ATTGTTGAAATTATGCAACACCTAGAGGCATCTACAGAGGATGGTAAATATATAACAAGTGATCAAAATCAAGATAAATTTAGCTCTATCCTGAGAGTTATTTCCAATCTACATGTACGTtgaatatgaaaatttgaaaacaaattaTAAAACCAAATTTATACATTAgaagtaatttttctatttcaaTGGAACTTGTGGTGTCATGTATCTCATTTCTGTGCTTGCTCTGTCCTCCTGATTTTAAGTTGGGTTTTTCTCGGGTTTCTACCAAGGTAGAATTTTTGTTGACCTAACTTATTCCAATTGAGATCTCCTGTCTTTTTAATCTTCCAAGCAAATCATTGTTGAAGTAATTTTGAGGGTTTTAAGGATAATCTAAGTGGGTTTTTTTGTAACTTTGAAGTGCATTCTCTGACTGTAAGTATCCCTCAAAATTACTTGATCACAAGCTATAGTATCTTGTTCCTTTTTTATGAACTGCATTTATGATTTTATCAACTCACCATTTATTCTTTGCCAAATTTCCAGGAAACGTGGAGCCGTATCAATTCATTCTTCCTTCCACATGGAAGCGAGTGCGAGTTGCTAACATATTGTCAGGTAACTACTGTCAGCCTAAATGTGCCGAGCCATGGGTGGAGGCAAAGTTTGAGGATGCAAATCAGGGAACTGTGCAGGTAGTTGCGTCTCCTTTGATCCGCCTCACAAATAAACCAAATGCTCAAATTGAGGAAATTGGGAATCCAGAGAAGCTGATCGCTTCATTAGGTCCCTTTGTAACTGGGAACAGCTATGATCCAGATGAGCTTGTTGAAAGCAACGTGGAAAGGCATGATGACCAAACAGTAAGTCTGCTGGAAAAAGCTTTCTTAGTACTCTTTTGGAATGGAGATGTCTAAATTTTAATTGGGTATTTGTGGCTaatattacaaaactatatttctaGGCGTTATTCATTGCCAGACAATCAATGTTGCAATAAATCTAATGCCATGCAATGATATTGTCACATTTGCTTGCAgattattttttaatcattataaATATTTGGATTCAATTAATTTACCTGCATTGATTTGTCTCTTACCAGTATTACAGTTACACATTGGAGACTCCATATGCCTTAACTGGTACTCACAATCTTGCAAAGGCTACTGCAAAAGGTAATACAGTCGTACTCTTTGTAGTCAGTGCCAATGACAAGCAGTGGCCAAA from Cryptomeria japonica chromosome 3, Sugi_1.0, whole genome shotgun sequence harbors:
- the LOC131067788 gene encoding psbP domain-containing protein 6, chloroplastic — protein: MNGYCCIAVDVGKLDNESMEIARTIGVSALCKCKPIACLIFASCNLREPNNLLSKKNKRVAVQRVQCEATRSRRHMCLGSAGAMWALLYGLQSQEAEAKEIQVGAYLPPAPSNAGFVQFKATNKDTPALRAGNVEPYQFILPSTWKRVRVANILSGNYCQPKCAEPWVEAKFEDANQGTVQVVASPLIRLTNKPNAQIEEIGNPEKLIASLGPFVTGNSYDPDELVESNVERHDDQTYYSYTLETPYALTGTHNLAKATAKGNTVVLFVVSANDKQWPKSEKILRSIVNSFQI